A genomic window from Prunus persica cultivar Lovell chromosome G2, Prunus_persica_NCBIv2, whole genome shotgun sequence includes:
- the LOC18786694 gene encoding ankyrin-2, translating to MTIWSSDTKEAENSDSCVPLYRAALKNDWKAAKKIIDDEPSIVRANIAQGSYTALHVAAGAGHVRFVEKLMGRMVLNDLRLLDERGNTAFCVAAAVGNVKIAKIMMRRDPGLPKQRGFEGHTPLYIAALFGHQKMVSYLYSEPTYRDSQEDLPRLFFTSIDSGLYGLASKLLEDHPDFALKRDRNRKTALHLLAQKPKPSSYPRGSPGIFASFKRYKNPEQALVKQLWFEVAKHGKAKLIDVLTSPSHLLFDAMEIGNCEFVAQLIYECPGLVWERNSKGWTIIHAAVWHRHETIFSLIYEVGIVKNVIATFKDKEDGSTLLHLAARSAPVSQLNRLAGAGFQIRRELLWFEEVKKIVQPSYIQMKNSKGETPQELFTSEHATLLKDGQTWMNGTAQSCTIVSTLIASALFAAEVTVIMGNHQVKSAPFRIFIISDAIAFLLALAATLTFSAILTSRYAERDFLSALSWRLKMGLALLFFSITAMMFTFSSAFFIAYGHKDVFSILVTVCAGVPVLLYVFLQFPLLKDIFASTFSCTSIFKQSEPVLL from the exons ATGACCATTTGGTCTAGTGATACCA AAGAAGCAGAAAATTCAGATTCATGTGTACCCCTGTACAGAGCTGCACTAAAAAATGACTGGAAAGCAGCAAAAAAGATCATAGATGACGAGCCGTCTATAGTGCGTGCCAATATCGCACAGGGATCGTATACTGCACTTCATGTTGCAGCCGGAGCAGGACATGTTCGCTTTGTGGAGAAGTTGATGGGTAGGATGGTGTTAAATGACTTGAGACTGTTAGACGAAAGAGGAAATACTGCTTTTTGTGTAGCTGCCGCCGTTGGAAACGTTAAAATTGCTAAAATTATGATGCGAAGGGATCCAGGGCTGCCAAAACAACGGGGTTTTGAAGGACATACGCCACTCTATATTGCTGCTTTGTTTGGACATCAAAAGATGGTGTCGTATCTATATTCTGAACCCACATATAGAGATTCACAAGAAGATCTGCCCAGGCTATTTTTCACAAGCATAGATAGTGGTCTCTACG GTTTAGCCTCAAAATTGCTAGAAGATCATCCGGATTTTGCTTTAAAACGTGATCGTAATAGAAAGACAGCCTTGCATTTATTGGCCCAAAAGCCAAAGCCTTCATCATATCCACGAGGAAGTCCAGGAATATTTGCGAGCTTCAAAAGAT ATAAAAATCCAGAACAAGCTTTAGTCAAACAACTCTGGTTTGAAGTTGCAAAACATGGAAAGGCAAAGCTAATTGATGTACTAACAAGTCCTTCGCATCTATTGTTTGACGCAATGGAAATAGGAAATTGCGAGTTTGTAGCTCAGCTTATTTACGAGTGTCCTGGTCTGGTATGGGAAAGAAATAGCAAAGGATGGACCATAATACATGCAGCAGTTTGGCATCGTCATGAGACTATCTTTAGTTTAATATATGAGGTAGGCATTGTCAAGAATGTGATAGCTACCTTTAAAGACAAGGAAGATGGGAGCACTTTACTTCATTTAGCTGCAAGATCAGCTCCGGTAAGTCAGCTGAACAGACTAGCTGGAGCAGGTTTTCAAATACGACGTGAATTATTATGGTTTGAG GAGGTGAAAAAGATTGTTCAACCTTCTTATATACAgatgaaaaattcaaaaggcGAAACACCTCAAGAATTATTCACTTCTGAACATGCAACGTTGTTAAAAGATGGACAGACATGGATGAACGGAACAGCACAATCATGCACAATCGTATCAACCCTCATCGCCAGTGCTTTATTTGCTGCAGAAGTTACTGTTATTATGGGAAATCATCAAGTTAAATCGGCCCCGTTTCGAATTTTCATCATTTCAGATGCAATAGCATTTTTGTTGGCCCTAGCTGCAACGTTAACGTTCTCGGCCATCCTCACCTCACGCTATGCTGAAAGAGATTTTCTTAGTGCCTTATCATGGCGGTTGAAAATGGGACTCGCATTGCTCTTCTTTTCTATTACAGCCATGATGTTTACATTTAGCTCGGCCTTTTTTATTGCTTACGGTCATAAGGACGTCTTCTCTATTCTCGTAACTGTATGTGCAGGTGTGCCAgtgcttttatatgttttcctGCAGTTTCCCCTTCTCAAGGACATATTTGCATCCACGTTCTCTTGCACGTCTATATTTAAACAAAGTGAACCCGTGCTACTTTAA
- the LOC109947119 gene encoding uncharacterized protein LOC109947119, whose protein sequence is MAQREGQIQLAIMVMIPPADAANVGSNNGNSTRPTPFNIPWPFLRIPSFRRRKPRPTEFNIPWDFLQFPSSYCQTPANVGSNNGNPTGSTPTNVGSDNGNPTGSTPSTIKLDLYPFASYERRTPSKPLLEKFIYLFFQKYLGNGIMYSLLKKGS, encoded by the exons ATGGCACAAAGAGAAGGCCAAATTCAACTCGCCATAATGGTTATGATTCCACCAGCAGATGCAG CAAATGTTGGAAGCAATAATGGTAATTCAACGAGACCAACCCCATTTAATATACCATGGCCTTTTTTGCGGATCCCTTCCTTCCGTCGTCGCAAACCAA GACCAACTGAATTTAATATCCCATGGGACTTTTTGCAGTTTCCTTCCTCTTATTGCCAAACACCTG CAAATGTTGGAAGCAATAATGGTAATCCAACCGGATCAACCCCAA CAAATGTAGGAAGCGATAATGGTAATCCAACCGGATCAACCCCATCTACTATCAAATTGGATTTGTATCCATTCGCTTCCTACGAGCGTCGAACACCAAGTAAGCCTCTTCTAgagaagtttatttatttatttttccagaAATATCTTGGCAATGGCATCATGTATTCATTACTTAAAAAGGGTTCTTGA